The uncultured Subdoligranulum sp. genomic sequence GAACGCCTGCTGATTGCAACTTTTCTGCAGCCCGATTACGGAGATGTGGTCGTGACTGACAGCTACATCCCCTACGGCAAGCCGCTGGTAAAGCGGGTGATCGGGAAAGCGGGGGATACCATCGATATCGACTTCCAGACAGGCGTTGTGTATCGGAACGGGCAGGCTCTCTCGGAACCGTATACGGCGGAACCCACCTGGACCTATGAAGGGGTGGACTTCCCCCTGACGGTGCCGGACGGTTGCCTGTTCATCATGGGCGACAACCGCAAC encodes the following:
- the lepB gene encoding signal peptidase I, giving the protein MLKDRFRRNKGILEWYDALAVAVAVIALVFTFAVRIVQVDGSSMNPSLYSGERLLIATFLQPDYGDVVVTDSYIPYGKPLVKRVIGKAGDTIDIDFQTGVVYRNGQALSEPYTAEPTWTYEGVDFPLTVPDGCLFIMGDNRNNSKDSRDAEIGCVDIRDVLGVAVWRLMPFGGMGASE